One Mycolicibacterium pulveris genomic region harbors:
- the stpK7 gene encoding serine/threonine protein kinase StpK7: MDATPFGHYRLQQLIGRGGMGEVYRAYDTRTDRVVALKVLPVAMAADDTFQQRFRRESHAAAGLNDPHVVPIHGFGEIDGRLYLDMRLIEGRNLGTILAGGGNALEPALAVSIVEQVGTALDAAHQAGLIHRDVKPSNILITDRDFVYLIDFGLARSAGDQGLTTAGSTLGTMAYMAPERFEGKPVDPTADIYALTCVLYECLTGVRPYPADTLEQQIAAHMTKDVPRPSATDPKLAAFDEVIARGMAKKPGKRYQTAGALAEAARRALNAPVRVTGSGRHAAQRKPVTKRRVLAVTGALVLVAALGTFGVWQWRGGGSGGEATPASMAESSSTATPEAVSGAVESIAATVPEDIRSTGRLIVGVNVPYAPNEFKDAEGQIVGFDVDLMNAVARTLGLVPEYRETAFEAIFPSVRAGDFNVGMSSFTDTKERQESVDFVDYFEAGTQWAQQVGSAVDPDNACGLRVGVSYASLQETEEIPAKSAACEAAGLPPIEKAVYVSQNDLNTALINGEVDAMSADSPVTGFAIKTSGGALEAAGQVFDAAPYGWPVAKGSALAESLRLALEHLIETGEYRTIATMWGVEQGMLDTPTINGATR; the protein is encoded by the coding sequence GTGGACGCGACACCATTCGGGCACTATCGACTGCAACAGTTGATCGGCCGGGGCGGAATGGGGGAGGTCTACCGCGCCTACGACACCCGCACCGACCGCGTCGTCGCCCTGAAGGTGCTGCCCGTCGCCATGGCCGCCGACGACACGTTTCAGCAGCGGTTCCGGCGCGAATCCCACGCCGCGGCCGGCCTCAACGACCCGCACGTGGTGCCGATTCACGGCTTCGGCGAGATCGACGGCCGGCTGTATCTGGACATGCGCCTCATCGAGGGCCGCAACCTGGGCACCATCCTCGCGGGCGGAGGCAATGCGCTGGAGCCCGCGCTCGCCGTCAGCATCGTCGAACAGGTCGGAACCGCGCTGGACGCCGCGCACCAGGCCGGCCTGATCCACCGCGACGTCAAACCGTCGAACATCCTGATCACCGACCGAGACTTCGTGTACCTCATCGACTTTGGGCTCGCCCGCTCGGCCGGCGATCAGGGCTTGACGACAGCCGGTAGCACGCTGGGCACGATGGCCTACATGGCCCCCGAGCGCTTCGAGGGCAAACCCGTAGACCCCACCGCCGACATCTACGCGCTGACCTGTGTGCTCTACGAATGCCTGACCGGGGTGCGGCCCTATCCGGCCGACACCCTCGAGCAGCAGATCGCCGCGCACATGACCAAGGACGTACCGCGGCCGTCGGCCACCGATCCCAAGCTCGCCGCGTTCGACGAGGTCATCGCCAGGGGCATGGCCAAAAAGCCGGGTAAGCGGTACCAGACGGCGGGCGCGCTGGCCGAGGCCGCGCGACGCGCGCTCAACGCGCCCGTGCGGGTGACCGGCAGCGGGCGCCACGCCGCGCAGCGCAAACCGGTCACCAAGCGGCGGGTGCTCGCGGTGACGGGCGCGCTCGTGCTGGTCGCCGCGCTCGGCACCTTCGGGGTGTGGCAGTGGCGCGGCGGCGGCTCCGGCGGCGAGGCAACCCCGGCGAGCATGGCCGAGAGTTCCTCGACCGCGACGCCGGAGGCGGTGTCGGGTGCGGTGGAGTCCATCGCGGCGACGGTGCCCGAGGACATCCGGTCCACGGGCCGATTGATCGTCGGCGTGAATGTCCCTTACGCGCCAAACGAATTCAAGGACGCCGAGGGCCAGATCGTCGGGTTCGACGTAGACCTGATGAACGCGGTCGCACGCACGCTCGGCCTGGTGCCGGAGTACCGCGAGACGGCGTTCGAGGCGATCTTCCCGTCGGTGCGAGCGGGTGACTTCAACGTGGGGATGTCGTCGTTCACCGACACCAAGGAACGCCAGGAGTCGGTGGACTTCGTCGACTACTTCGAGGCGGGCACGCAATGGGCCCAGCAGGTCGGCTCCGCCGTCGACCCGGACAACGCGTGCGGGCTGCGGGTCGGGGTGTCCTACGCGTCGCTGCAGGAGACCGAGGAGATCCCCGCCAAGAGCGCCGCATGTGAGGCGGCCGGCCTGCCGCCGATCGAGAAGGCCGTCTACGTCAGCCAGAACGACCTGAACACCGCGCTGATCAACGGCGAGGTCGACGCGATGTCGGCGGATTCGCCGGTGACCGGGTTCGCGATCAAGACCTCGGGCGGCGCGCTGGAGGCGGCCGGGCAGGTGTTCGACGCCGCGCCCTACGGGTGGCCGGTGGCGAAGGGGTCAGCGCTGGCCGAGTCGCTGCGCCTGGCGCTGGAGCACCTGATCGAGACCGGCGAGTACCGCACCATCGCCACGATGTGGGGCGTGGAGCAGGGCATGCTCGACACGCCGACGATCAACGGCGCGACGCGATAG
- a CDS encoding DUF5994 family protein: protein MNGLAGTRRLARPVRLVLAPTLGADIDGAWWPHTGSTAGELPQLIGVLHRPLGEIVDICINWSATDGAPDLNSILQSAPPKAAAEHRRLRLMKVVGCTAEAKLLVVPHMTTPALGNLVMRCASGRPLVGAELDSRWCEAAESVVRDASAQSALWTAALT from the coding sequence ATGAACGGCTTGGCGGGTACGCGCCGACTGGCCCGGCCCGTCAGACTGGTGCTCGCACCGACATTGGGCGCGGACATCGACGGCGCGTGGTGGCCCCATACCGGCTCGACGGCCGGTGAATTGCCGCAACTGATCGGGGTTTTGCACCGGCCGCTCGGCGAGATCGTCGACATCTGCATCAACTGGTCGGCCACCGACGGGGCCCCGGACCTGAATTCAATTCTGCAGAGCGCGCCGCCCAAGGCCGCCGCCGAGCATCGACGGCTTCGACTGATGAAAGTCGTCGGTTGCACCGCCGAGGCCAAGCTTCTCGTCGTGCCCCATATGACGACACCGGCGCTGGGCAACCTGGTGATGCGATGCGCGTCGGGCAGGCCGCTCGTGGGTGCGGAACTTGACAGCCGATGGTGTGAGGCGGCCGAAAGCGTTGTTCGCGACGCCTCCGCGCAATCCGCGTTGTGGACCGCCGCGCTGACGTAA
- the selD gene encoding selenide, water dikinase SelD — MAYRLTQYAHGGGCACKIPPGELEDVVRGLTSAAPCDPVGELLVGLDDGDDAAAVRVNGDTALIATTDFFTPVVDDAYDWGRIAAANALSDVYAMGGRPVVAVNLLGWPREELPIELAAETLRGGLDVCGAAGCHLAGGHSVDDPEPKYGLAVTGIADANRLLRNDSGRAGLPLSLSKPLGIGVLNSRHKATGERFPEAIEVMTTLNAAAAQAALQAGVECATDVTGFGLLGHLHKLARASGVTAVLDANAVPYLDGAREALTAGYVSGGTKRNLDWVSPNVDLSAVDEAEALLLADAQTSGGLLIAGEIPGAPVIGELVPRGEHTIVVR; from the coding sequence ATGGCTTATCGACTGACCCAGTACGCCCACGGCGGCGGCTGTGCATGCAAGATCCCGCCCGGCGAGCTGGAGGACGTGGTGCGCGGGCTGACGTCGGCGGCGCCGTGCGACCCGGTGGGCGAGCTGCTGGTCGGTCTGGACGACGGCGACGACGCGGCCGCCGTGCGCGTGAACGGCGACACCGCGCTGATCGCGACGACGGACTTCTTCACCCCGGTCGTCGACGACGCCTACGACTGGGGCCGCATCGCGGCTGCCAACGCGTTGTCGGATGTGTACGCGATGGGCGGGCGGCCCGTGGTCGCGGTGAATCTGCTGGGCTGGCCGCGCGAGGAGCTGCCGATCGAGTTGGCGGCCGAGACGCTGCGCGGCGGGCTCGACGTCTGCGGCGCGGCGGGGTGCCATCTGGCGGGCGGGCACAGCGTCGACGACCCGGAGCCGAAGTACGGCTTGGCGGTGACGGGTATCGCCGACGCGAATCGGCTGCTGCGCAACGACTCCGGCAGGGCGGGGCTGCCGTTGTCGTTGTCGAAGCCGCTGGGCATCGGGGTGCTCAACAGCCGGCACAAGGCCACCGGCGAACGGTTTCCCGAGGCTATCGAGGTGATGACGACGCTGAATGCCGCCGCGGCGCAGGCTGCGCTGCAAGCGGGTGTCGAATGTGCCACCGACGTCACGGGTTTCGGGTTGCTGGGTCATCTGCACAAGCTCGCGCGGGCCAGCGGCGTGACGGCGGTGCTCGACGCGAACGCGGTGCCCTACCTCGACGGCGCGCGCGAGGCGCTGACGGCCGGGTATGTCAGCGGCGGCACCAAGCGCAACCTCGACTGGGTCTCGCCGAATGTCGACCTGAGCGCGGTCGACGAGGCCGAGGCGCTGCTGCTCGCCGACGCGCAGACCTCCGGCGGGTTGTTGATCGCCGGGGAGATACCGGGCGCGCCGGTCATCGGGGAGCTGGTGCCGCGTGGAGAGCACACGATCGTGGTGCGGTAA
- a CDS encoding S15 peptidase family protein: MTPVLAPLQQIPVLGPLVITPIVATIKQVPLIGDILHPIIGYPLGATGGTTPRDVYVISADGTPIYVHFFPAQGDVKGTAAPTILYGSGLGLPGETNPLAMTSPFLPNEVVGVGTLLRSGYNVVTWDPRGEWSSGGRLEIDHPQFEGQDMVAIISWISQQPEALLDAPGDPRIGMVGASYGGGIQLVTAAIDDRVDAIVPTIAWHNLNTALYKSAATKSSWGVILSAALVFTGARVNPQIYSAVAVGLITGQLRKADQDFLDARSPSQLLENITAPTLLIQGTVDTLFTLQEAHDNAIVLIANGVPTKVVWYCGGHGGCITSINDGEVVERATMDWLARYVKGRPVSTGPQFEWVDQHGRNFASDIYPVKPATPLTVSNAAGGALPLFPLLGGSGPNLRALGAGPIGALLGLLSAAPAPNAVYLTTTAAVTTTYIVGAPELEFSYAGTGYTRHVYAQLVDDSTGLVLGNQVTPIPVTLDGKTHTAKISLEPVAHTLAPGQTVTLQIVASAVTYQTAWTLGEIRISDITLTVPTADASAISTPDTVLVRAA; encoded by the coding sequence GTGACGCCGGTACTCGCTCCGCTGCAACAGATCCCGGTCCTCGGCCCGCTGGTGATCACCCCGATCGTCGCCACCATCAAGCAGGTCCCGCTGATCGGCGACATCCTGCACCCCATCATCGGCTATCCGCTCGGCGCCACCGGCGGAACCACACCCCGCGACGTGTACGTCATCTCGGCCGACGGCACCCCGATCTACGTGCACTTCTTCCCGGCGCAGGGCGACGTTAAGGGCACGGCGGCGCCGACGATCCTGTACGGCTCCGGGCTCGGTCTGCCCGGGGAGACGAACCCGCTGGCGATGACGAGCCCGTTTCTGCCCAACGAGGTGGTCGGCGTCGGCACGCTGCTGCGGTCCGGCTACAACGTCGTCACATGGGATCCGCGCGGTGAGTGGAGTTCGGGCGGCCGCCTCGAGATCGATCACCCGCAGTTCGAGGGCCAGGACATGGTCGCGATCATCAGCTGGATCTCGCAACAGCCCGAGGCCCTTCTCGACGCACCAGGCGACCCGCGCATCGGCATGGTCGGTGCCTCCTACGGCGGCGGAATCCAGTTGGTGACAGCGGCAATCGACGATCGAGTGGACGCCATCGTGCCGACCATCGCCTGGCACAATCTCAACACCGCGCTGTACAAGAGCGCCGCCACCAAGTCCAGCTGGGGCGTCATCCTCAGCGCGGCACTGGTGTTCACCGGCGCCCGGGTCAACCCGCAGATCTACTCCGCGGTCGCGGTCGGCCTGATCACCGGGCAGTTACGGAAGGCCGACCAGGACTTTCTCGACGCGCGCAGCCCCTCGCAGCTACTCGAAAACATCACCGCCCCAACGTTGTTGATCCAGGGAACCGTCGACACCCTGTTCACCCTGCAGGAGGCCCACGACAACGCGATTGTGCTGATCGCCAACGGCGTTCCCACCAAGGTGGTGTGGTACTGCGGCGGTCACGGCGGCTGCATCACCAGCATCAACGACGGCGAGGTCGTCGAGCGGGCCACGATGGACTGGCTGGCCAGGTACGTCAAGGGGCGCCCGGTGTCGACCGGCCCGCAGTTCGAATGGGTCGATCAGCACGGCCGTAACTTCGCGTCGGACATCTACCCGGTCAAACCGGCGACGCCGCTGACCGTCTCGAATGCCGCGGGCGGCGCGCTGCCGCTGTTTCCGCTGCTGGGCGGGTCCGGGCCCAACCTGCGGGCGTTGGGCGCGGGACCGATCGGCGCGTTGTTGGGGCTATTGTCTGCCGCCCCAGCGCCCAACGCGGTCTACCTGACCACCACCGCGGCGGTCACGACCACCTACATCGTCGGCGCACCCGAGTTGGAGTTCAGCTATGCCGGGACCGGCTATACCCGGCATGTCTACGCCCAACTCGTCGACGACTCAACGGGTTTGGTGCTCGGCAATCAGGTCACACCGATTCCGGTGACGCTGGACGGCAAGACCCACACGGCGAAGATCTCGCTGGAACCGGTGGCCCACACCCTGGCGCCGGGGCAGACGGTGACACTGCAGATCGTCGCATCCGCGGTCACCTATCAGACGGCGTGGACGCTGGGGGAAATCCGCATCTCCGACATCACGCTGACGGTGCCGACGGCAGACGCATCGGCGATCTCGACGCCCGACACCGTGCTGGTGCGTGCCGCCTGA
- a CDS encoding DNA topoisomerase subunit B — protein sequence MKSVVPSWPVCGRCGEVAEFPWMGGTHRCGDAPPDPLPGYDPFDGDADELPEAAHHGRVAIWAMIDAVVAELSACQEPNVQVTLLDDDGIQISDDGRGVPITLPHSVTAESGLAAMVEIETHRDGYRWLQQIGLGLPGIVERREPTTNTGTTVRCWVTPMFPGAIEYDALAVRLQHLAALNAGLAVTLLDQRPSPQPTRAFCCPAGLADYVRHLNRIKTPIQRTIIRFAERIGHAEVDVAAQWNAGYSESISTLADDNHPDYHTALRQGFRDALSTALQGYVDERIPLKAAADALVQSPPGRGRRDCEQGDLNARVRQQRTPQRLSLSDLGVVRHAQRDQTRPNHRGPDARAP from the coding sequence GTGAAGAGCGTTGTGCCGAGTTGGCCGGTCTGCGGCAGGTGCGGTGAGGTAGCGGAGTTCCCCTGGATGGGTGGCACCCACCGTTGTGGTGACGCGCCACCCGACCCGCTGCCCGGGTATGACCCGTTCGACGGGGACGCGGACGAACTGCCCGAGGCCGCTCACCACGGCCGCGTGGCGATCTGGGCGATGATCGACGCCGTCGTCGCCGAACTGTCGGCCTGTCAGGAGCCGAACGTGCAGGTCACCCTCCTCGACGACGATGGGATACAGATCAGCGACGACGGCCGCGGCGTACCGATCACGTTGCCGCACTCCGTGACCGCGGAAAGCGGCTTGGCGGCGATGGTCGAGATCGAGACCCACCGCGACGGCTACCGATGGCTGCAGCAGATCGGCCTCGGCCTGCCCGGCATCGTCGAACGACGAGAACCGACAACAAACACCGGAACGACCGTTCGGTGTTGGGTCACGCCCATGTTCCCCGGCGCGATCGAATACGACGCTCTCGCAGTGCGGCTTCAACACCTGGCGGCCCTCAACGCCGGGCTGGCGGTCACGCTGCTCGACCAGCGGCCGTCGCCGCAGCCGACCCGCGCCTTCTGCTGTCCCGCCGGGTTGGCCGACTATGTCAGACACCTCAACCGGATCAAAACGCCGATACAGCGCACCATCATTCGCTTCGCCGAACGCATCGGGCACGCGGAGGTCGATGTCGCCGCGCAGTGGAACGCCGGCTACTCGGAGTCGATTTCCACCTTGGCCGACGACAACCACCCCGACTACCACACCGCGCTGAGGCAGGGTTTCCGCGACGCGCTGAGCACTGCGCTGCAAGGCTACGTCGACGAGCGCATACCGCTGAAGGCCGCGGCTGACGCGCTGGTTCAAAGCCCACCCGGTCGAGGCAGACGTGATTGCGAACAAGGCGATCTCAACGCACGTGTACGCCAACAGCGCACACCGCAGCGACTGTCGCTCAGCGATTTGGGCGTAGTTCGTCACGCTCAGCGTGACCAAACACGCCCAAATCACCGCGGTCCCGACGCGCGCGCACCGTGA
- a CDS encoding cold-shock protein: protein MTQGTVKWFNEDKGFGFIAPDGDAKDVFVHYSEIRGNGYRTLTENQRVQFEIEQGAKGPQAVGVTAV from the coding sequence ATGACACAGGGAACCGTGAAATGGTTCAACGAAGACAAAGGCTTCGGCTTCATCGCGCCTGATGGTGACGCCAAGGATGTGTTCGTCCATTACAGCGAAATCCGTGGAAACGGATATCGGACGCTGACGGAGAACCAGCGCGTCCAGTTCGAGATCGAACAGGGCGCCAAGGGTCCGCAGGCGGTCGGAGTGACGGCCGTCTGA
- a CDS encoding cytochrome P450, with the protein MSRTTRAGLPPGPPIPSFVQMLLMARWWSPFVAACRRRYGDVFTLRNTVMGQMVYLADPDDIKTVFAGDPRVFHAGEANSMLGGLLGDSSVLVIDGDAHRERRRLMMSPFHRDAVARQETTMAEIAAENIAGWPVGTPFAVVPKMSEITLEVILRTVIGASDPARLAALRDVMPRLLNVGPWQSMAIAKPHLLERRPWRRLRECMAEADRLLYAEIAERRADPDLASRTDALAMLVQAGADDGTAMSDKQIRDQLITLLVAGHDTTATGLSWALERLTRHPQILAKAVAAADSGDDEYLDAVAKETLRARPVVPDVGRIIKEPVEIAGYRLPAGVMVVPSITLVHSSESVYERPEEFDPDRMVGATLSPTTWLPFGGGNRRCLGAGFAMVEMRVVLREILRRVELATTTEPGEKIRLRHVIFTPRRGARITVRARRDRGDLGVFGHAERDELRPNR; encoded by the coding sequence ATGAGTAGAACAACGCGGGCGGGCTTGCCCCCGGGACCTCCGATCCCCTCGTTTGTTCAGATGCTGTTGATGGCGCGGTGGTGGTCGCCGTTCGTGGCCGCGTGCCGGCGCCGCTACGGTGACGTCTTCACGCTGCGCAACACGGTGATGGGCCAGATGGTGTACCTGGCCGACCCCGACGACATCAAGACGGTGTTCGCCGGGGATCCGCGGGTGTTCCACGCCGGCGAGGCGAATTCGATGCTGGGCGGGCTGCTCGGCGACAGTTCGGTTCTGGTGATCGACGGCGATGCGCACCGCGAGCGTCGCCGCCTGATGATGAGCCCGTTCCATCGCGACGCCGTGGCGCGTCAGGAGACGACGATGGCCGAGATCGCCGCGGAGAACATCGCGGGCTGGCCGGTGGGCACCCCGTTTGCGGTGGTGCCGAAGATGTCGGAGATCACGCTGGAGGTGATCCTGAGGACGGTGATCGGTGCGAGCGACCCGGCCCGGCTGGCCGCGCTGCGCGACGTGATGCCGCGGCTGCTCAACGTGGGGCCGTGGCAGTCGATGGCGATCGCCAAGCCGCATCTGTTGGAGCGTCGGCCATGGCGCCGGCTGCGGGAATGCATGGCCGAGGCCGACCGGCTGCTCTACGCCGAGATCGCCGAGCGGCGCGCCGACCCCGACCTGGCGTCGCGCACCGACGCGCTGGCGATGCTGGTGCAGGCCGGCGCCGACGACGGAACCGCGATGAGCGACAAGCAGATACGCGATCAGCTGATCACGCTGCTGGTCGCGGGCCACGACACCACCGCGACGGGACTGTCGTGGGCGTTGGAGCGGTTGACCCGCCACCCGCAGATCTTGGCGAAGGCGGTGGCCGCGGCGGACTCCGGCGACGACGAGTATCTGGACGCCGTGGCCAAGGAGACGCTGCGGGCGCGGCCGGTGGTGCCCGATGTCGGCCGAATCATCAAGGAACCGGTGGAGATCGCGGGCTATCGGCTGCCCGCGGGGGTGATGGTGGTGCCGAGCATCACGCTGGTGCACTCCAGCGAATCCGTCTACGAGCGGCCCGAGGAGTTCGACCCGGACCGGATGGTCGGCGCGACGCTGAGCCCGACGACGTGGCTGCCGTTCGGCGGCGGTAACCGGCGTTGTCTGGGTGCGGGTTTCGCGATGGTCGAGATGCGGGTGGTGTTGCGGGAGATCCTGCGCCGCGTCGAGCTGGCCACCACGACCGAGCCGGGGGAGAAGATCCGGCTCAGGCACGTGATCTTCACGCCGCGACGGGGCGCGCGGATCACGGTGCGCGCGCGTCGGGACCGCGGTGATTTGGGCGTGTTTGGTCACGCTGAGCGTGACGAACTACGCCCAAATCGCTGA
- a CDS encoding DUF4185 domain-containing protein: MSPRRRIANRSMASAAAIGLIATLGVAPPAAAEPCTGAAAAAQPPAANNAEETPLLPGVNLRPVGQRPDGANDDAPLPSLGQVSAPLRQQAGVRPRPDVPDAQAVNPQPAPPPPPSAPGTSLVGWVTGPDSPNKTIERFAITGTDLGIMWDNGDPANRQVLMAFGDTYGYCSVRGQQWRYNVLMRSQDGTLSNTVAVPNGVLASSYSGSPMLRPNISKAILPGVKWAPEEKGMIPTAGIAVGGKQYLNFMSIKSWDGDGRWTTNYSAIAVSPDNGEHWGIYPDSVRPAAENGIPNVKYSPGNQNFQQGAFLKPGPGDPYIYSFGTPSGRGGPAFVSRVHPAYVPDLRKYEYWSADANAWVPGDPAAATPVIPAPVSEMSAQYNTYLNEYLVLYGNAANDIVARTAPAPQGPWSPERLLVRSWDFPGGIYAPFLHPWSTGKELYYNLSLWSAYNVMLMKTVLP; this comes from the coding sequence ATGTCGCCGCGTCGACGCATCGCAAACCGCTCGATGGCGTCGGCGGCTGCGATCGGATTGATCGCCACGCTCGGTGTCGCGCCGCCGGCCGCGGCCGAACCGTGCACGGGCGCCGCCGCGGCAGCCCAACCGCCCGCGGCCAACAACGCCGAGGAAACCCCGCTGCTGCCGGGGGTCAACCTCCGCCCGGTCGGCCAACGTCCCGACGGCGCCAACGACGACGCCCCGCTGCCGAGCCTCGGGCAGGTCTCCGCGCCGCTGCGGCAGCAAGCCGGGGTGCGGCCCCGACCGGACGTCCCCGACGCGCAGGCCGTGAACCCGCAGCCCGCACCGCCTCCGCCGCCGTCGGCACCGGGCACCTCGCTCGTCGGCTGGGTGACGGGACCCGACAGCCCGAACAAGACCATCGAGCGATTCGCGATCACCGGCACCGACCTCGGAATCATGTGGGACAACGGCGATCCCGCCAACCGCCAGGTGTTGATGGCGTTCGGCGACACCTACGGCTACTGCAGTGTGCGCGGCCAGCAGTGGCGCTACAACGTGCTGATGCGCAGCCAGGACGGCACGCTGTCGAACACCGTTGCCGTACCCAACGGCGTTCTGGCCAGCAGCTATTCGGGTTCACCGATGCTACGGCCGAACATCTCCAAAGCGATTCTGCCCGGCGTGAAGTGGGCGCCCGAGGAGAAGGGCATGATCCCGACCGCAGGAATCGCGGTGGGCGGCAAGCAGTATCTCAACTTCATGTCGATCAAGAGTTGGGACGGCGACGGCCGCTGGACCACCAACTACTCGGCGATCGCGGTGTCACCCGACAACGGCGAGCACTGGGGCATCTACCCCGACAGCGTGCGCCCCGCGGCTGAAAACGGTATTCCCAACGTCAAATACAGCCCGGGAAACCAGAACTTCCAGCAGGGCGCGTTCCTCAAACCCGGACCCGGCGACCCCTACATCTACTCGTTCGGCACCCCGTCCGGGCGCGGCGGCCCGGCGTTCGTCTCGCGGGTTCACCCGGCATATGTGCCCGACCTGCGGAAGTACGAGTACTGGAGCGCCGACGCGAACGCCTGGGTGCCGGGCGACCCGGCCGCCGCCACGCCGGTGATCCCCGCGCCGGTGAGCGAGATGTCGGCGCAATACAACACGTATCTCAACGAGTACCTGGTGCTGTACGGCAACGCCGCCAACGACATCGTCGCCAGGACCGCGCCCGCCCCGCAGGGCCCGTGGAGTCCCGAACGGCTACTCGTGCGGTCCTGGGACTTCCCCGGCGGCATCTATGCGCCGTTCCTGCATCCGTGGTCGACGGGCAAGGAGCTGTACTACAACCTGTCGCTGTGGTCGGCCTACAACGTGATGTTGATGAAAACCGTTTTGCCGTAA
- a CDS encoding serine/threonine-protein kinase yields MSSPKGGSRLGTRFGSYELQSLIGVGGMGEVYRAYDTARDRMVAIKLLRQDLASDPTFQERFRRESRVAARLQEPHVIPVHDFGEIDGVLYIDMRLVEGASLKDVLRNEGALPPRRAVSIISQVASALDAAHANGLVHRDIKPENVLLTSDDFAYLVDFGIAHGTGEATVTMTGLLIGSSAYMAPERFNGERGGPASDVYSLSCLLYEALTGRAPFEAADLRQVISAHLFNPPPRPSIMRRGISRAFDDVVARGMAKKPTDRYASAGELAKAAAAAVDQAPSATPALAPAPPPSTRQFSAVYPNPAGTGYLPYAPPPPAPPARKSRFGPAQLALLIGTIVMFTAAVVLAAVLVFADGGSEPQTPLAVPPEPTAPTTTAPTTTTPTTSPTTTTPTTTPSPTGAPIAGVSGTDSLGFVGHSARCNAGDSPAAAIRTANSLAVVCETSPGAYYYRGERLSDGASLQLSDAVRSGAGFVAVNPADGARYEVRPDMLTISSSRGVDSAEPALEFGAG; encoded by the coding sequence GTGAGTTCCCCGAAGGGCGGCTCACGGCTGGGTACCCGGTTCGGGTCCTACGAGCTGCAGTCTCTGATCGGGGTCGGGGGCATGGGCGAGGTGTATCGCGCCTACGACACCGCGCGCGATCGCATGGTGGCGATCAAGCTGTTGCGCCAGGACCTGGCGTCGGATCCGACGTTTCAGGAGCGGTTTCGCCGCGAATCCCGCGTCGCGGCCCGGCTGCAGGAGCCGCACGTCATCCCCGTGCACGATTTCGGCGAGATCGACGGTGTGCTCTACATCGACATGCGGCTGGTGGAGGGCGCCAGCCTCAAGGACGTGCTGCGCAACGAGGGTGCGCTGCCGCCGCGCCGGGCGGTGTCGATCATCTCCCAGGTGGCCTCGGCGCTGGACGCCGCGCACGCCAACGGCCTGGTGCACCGCGACATCAAACCGGAGAACGTGCTGCTCACCTCCGACGACTTCGCCTACCTGGTGGACTTCGGTATCGCGCACGGCACCGGCGAGGCGACGGTGACGATGACCGGGCTGCTCATCGGGTCCAGCGCCTACATGGCGCCCGAACGCTTCAACGGCGAACGCGGCGGCCCGGCGTCCGACGTGTACTCGTTGTCGTGCCTGCTCTACGAGGCGCTCACCGGCCGGGCGCCGTTCGAGGCCGCCGATTTGCGCCAGGTCATCAGCGCGCACCTGTTCAACCCGCCGCCGCGGCCCAGCATCATGCGACGCGGGATCAGCCGGGCCTTCGACGACGTCGTCGCCCGCGGGATGGCGAAAAAGCCCACCGACCGCTACGCCTCGGCCGGGGAGCTGGCCAAGGCGGCGGCCGCGGCGGTCGATCAGGCGCCCAGCGCGACGCCGGCGCTCGCGCCCGCCCCGCCGCCGTCGACGCGGCAGTTCTCGGCGGTCTATCCGAACCCGGCCGGCACGGGCTATCTGCCGTACGCGCCGCCCCCACCTGCGCCGCCCGCGCGTAAGTCCCGGTTCGGGCCGGCGCAGCTGGCGCTGCTGATCGGCACGATCGTGATGTTCACCGCGGCCGTGGTGCTGGCCGCGGTGCTGGTGTTCGCCGACGGCGGCAGCGAACCGCAGACACCGCTGGCGGTGCCGCCGGAACCGACCGCACCGACGACGACGGCTCCGACGACCACCACGCCCACCACGTCGCCGACGACGACCACCCCGACGACGACGCCGTCACCGACCGGGGCCCCGATCGCGGGGGTGTCGGGCACCGATTCCCTGGGCTTCGTCGGGCACTCAGCCCGGTGCAACGCGGGCGACTCGCCGGCCGCGGCGATCCGGACGGCGAACTCGCTGGCGGTGGTGTGCGAAACCTCGCCCGGCGCTTACTACTACCGCGGGGAACGGCTGAGCGACGGCGCGAGCCTGCAACTGAGCGACGCGGTGCGCTCCGGTGCCGGGTTCGTGGCGGTCAACCCCGCCGACGGGGCCCGCTACGAGGTCCGCCCCGACATGCTGACGATCTCCAGCAGCCGCGGTGTCGATTCGGCGGAACCGGCACTGGAATTCGGGGCCGGATAG